One Orrella dioscoreae genomic window carries:
- a CDS encoding MdtA/MuxA family multidrug efflux RND transporter periplasmic adaptor subunit produces the protein MQQPSRFLTRRRLFLTAALLIALLAVWFFFFRAPASKAPTVGPSAWAGPVPVRVVPAVVEPLTMRVRAIGTVTPLNTVTVRSRVEGELTKLLFQEGQQVEAGQLLAQIDPRPYQVQLDQALGQQQQNQALLRNAELDLKRYQTLFKQDSIARQQLDSQQSLVRQYQGAQKTDQAQVDNAKLQLSFTRITAPIAGRIGLRVVDQGNLVSTGDTAGLAVITQTRPISVIFSVPEVQLAELMPQVRAGRKLVVEAWNSDDRTQLASGTLTTVDNRIDTSTGSLRLRAEFANQDDALFPNQFVNVRLQVRTLDDALTVPADAVQYGNRGPYVYAISADNKAAVRLLKLGPSDSGRVAVLEGLQAGENVVLEGIDRLSEGRVVRIVTETPAAGPATGAPGEGDAATPAQQQQQRRPRRG, from the coding sequence ATGCAGCAGCCTTCACGCTTCCTCACCAGGCGCCGCCTCTTCCTGACGGCCGCCCTCCTGATCGCCCTCCTGGCGGTCTGGTTCTTCTTTTTCCGCGCGCCCGCCTCCAAGGCGCCCACCGTCGGCCCGTCGGCCTGGGCCGGTCCCGTGCCCGTGCGGGTCGTGCCCGCCGTGGTCGAACCGCTGACGATGCGCGTGCGCGCCATCGGCACGGTCACCCCGCTGAACACCGTCACGGTGCGCAGCCGCGTGGAAGGCGAACTCACGAAGCTGCTGTTTCAGGAAGGCCAGCAGGTCGAGGCCGGCCAGTTGCTCGCGCAGATCGACCCGCGCCCCTATCAGGTCCAGCTGGACCAGGCGCTGGGCCAGCAGCAGCAGAACCAGGCCCTGCTGCGCAACGCGGAGCTGGACCTGAAGCGCTACCAGACGCTTTTCAAGCAGGACTCCATCGCCCGCCAGCAGCTCGACAGCCAGCAATCGCTGGTGCGCCAGTACCAGGGCGCCCAGAAGACGGACCAGGCGCAGGTCGACAACGCCAAGCTGCAACTCTCCTTCACGCGCATCACCGCCCCCATCGCCGGCCGCATCGGCCTGCGCGTGGTCGACCAGGGCAACCTGGTCAGCACCGGCGACACCGCCGGCCTGGCCGTCATCACGCAGACCCGCCCGATCTCGGTGATCTTCTCGGTCCCCGAGGTGCAACTGGCCGAACTGATGCCGCAAGTGCGCGCCGGCCGCAAGCTGGTGGTCGAGGCCTGGAACAGCGATGACCGCACCCAGCTGGCTTCCGGCACCCTGACCACGGTGGACAACCGCATCGACACCAGCACCGGCAGCCTGCGCCTGCGCGCGGAGTTCGCCAACCAGGACGACGCCCTCTTCCCCAACCAGTTCGTCAACGTGCGCCTGCAGGTCCGCACCCTGGACGACGCGCTGACCGTGCCCGCCGACGCCGTGCAGTACGGCAACCGCGGCCCCTATGTCTATGCCATTTCCGCCGACAACAAGGCTGCCGTGCGGCTGTTGAAGCTGGGCCCGTCGGACAGCGGCCGCGTGGCCGTGCTGGAAGGCCTGCAGGCGGGCGAGAACGTCGTGCTCGAGGGCATCGACCGCCTGAGCGAAGGCCGCGTGGTCCGCATCGTGACGGAGACGCCCGCCGCGGGCCCCGCCACCGGCGCGCCCGGTGAAGGCGACGCCGCCACGCCGGCCCAGCAACAGCAGCAGCGCCGCCCGCGCCGCGGCTGA
- a CDS encoding multidrug efflux RND transporter permease subunit yields MDLSGIFIRRPVATVLLMVALLISGLMAWRLLPVAALPQVDYPTIQVFTYYPGASPDVTTSAITAPLERRFGQIPGLKQMSSSSSSGASVITLQFALELDMGVAEQEVQAAIAAAGSLLPSDLPAPPVYRKVNPADTPILTLAVTSATLPLPQVYDLIDTRMAQRLAQVSGVGLVSLAGGQRPAFRIQVNPGALATYGLSMEDVRTAINAANVNQPKGSFDGELRTIMMTANDQLRSSEEYRQLILRWQDGAPLRLGDVATIENGAEDARLAAWSGALPAVLVNIQRQPGANVIEVVDRVQALLPQITAGLPAAVQVDVLTDRTQSIRASVRDVQLELVFAVFLVVLVTFAFLRNPAATIIPSIAVPLSLIGTFGVMYLAGYSINNLTLMALTIATGFVVDDAIVMLENIARHREMGKSRMQAALKGASQIGFTLISLTLSLIAVLIPLLFMGDVVGRLFHEFAITLAVAIMISLVVSLTLTPMMCSRMLPDLTHGQGSKGFLDHVIDRYDHALAWVLARQRLTLLATVVTLALTGVLYVLVPKGFFPVQDSGVIQGITEAPQASSFAAMSQRQQALAAEILKDPDVQSLSSFIGVDGTNASINTGRMLINLVPHGARSAPIHDILARLTERTLDVPGITLYTQPVQELSIEDRVSRTQFQFTLTTPDATLLAEWSDKLVAALRELPELGDVASDLQQQGLQAYVDVNRDAASRLGISMADIDNTLYSAYGQRQIATIFTQANQYRVVLQVAPEYANAPVDLDRLYIRSSAGTQVPLSAIAQVQERPAPLVISHVGQFPAATLSFNLAPGASLGQAVDAIERTQAELGMPAAIESRFQGAAEAFRASLSNTLWLILAAVVTMYIVLGILYESAIHPITILSTLPSAAVGALLALLISGGELDLIAIIGIILLIGLVKKNGIMMIDFALEAERREGMSPREAIHRAALQRFRPILMTTLAALFGALPLMFASGSGAELRQPLGLVMVGGLLVSQVLTLFTTPVVYLFFDRLGKRAGRGRRDQDRPAEARP; encoded by the coding sequence ATGGACCTGTCCGGCATCTTCATCCGCCGTCCGGTCGCCACCGTCCTGCTGATGGTGGCGCTCCTCATCTCCGGCCTCATGGCCTGGCGCCTGCTGCCTGTCGCGGCCCTGCCGCAGGTGGACTACCCCACCATCCAGGTCTTCACCTATTACCCCGGCGCCAGCCCCGACGTCACCACCAGCGCCATCACGGCGCCGCTGGAGCGCCGCTTCGGCCAGATCCCCGGCCTGAAGCAGATGTCGTCCAGCAGTTCCAGCGGCGCGTCGGTCATCACGCTGCAGTTCGCGCTGGAACTGGACATGGGCGTGGCCGAACAGGAAGTGCAGGCCGCCATCGCCGCGGCGGGCAGCCTGCTGCCGTCGGACCTGCCCGCGCCACCGGTCTACCGCAAGGTGAACCCCGCCGACACGCCCATACTCACGCTGGCCGTCACCTCGGCCACCCTGCCGCTGCCGCAGGTCTACGACCTGATCGACACGCGCATGGCCCAGCGCCTGGCCCAGGTGTCCGGCGTCGGCCTGGTCAGCCTGGCCGGCGGCCAGCGCCCGGCCTTCCGCATCCAGGTGAACCCCGGCGCGCTGGCCACCTACGGCCTCAGCATGGAAGACGTGCGCACCGCCATCAACGCGGCCAACGTCAACCAGCCCAAGGGCAGCTTCGACGGCGAGCTGCGCACCATCATGATGACGGCCAACGACCAGTTGCGTTCGTCCGAGGAATACCGCCAGCTCATCCTGCGCTGGCAGGATGGCGCGCCGCTGCGGCTGGGCGACGTCGCCACCATCGAGAACGGCGCCGAGGACGCGCGCCTGGCCGCGTGGTCGGGCGCGCTGCCCGCCGTGCTGGTCAACATCCAGCGCCAGCCCGGCGCCAACGTCATCGAGGTGGTCGATCGCGTGCAGGCGCTGCTGCCGCAGATCACCGCCGGCCTGCCCGCCGCCGTGCAGGTCGACGTGCTGACCGACCGCACGCAGAGCATCCGCGCCTCGGTGCGCGACGTGCAGCTCGAACTCGTCTTCGCCGTCTTCCTGGTGGTGCTGGTCACTTTCGCGTTCCTGCGCAACCCCGCCGCCACCATCATCCCCAGCATCGCCGTGCCCTTGTCGCTGATAGGCACCTTCGGCGTCATGTACCTGGCCGGCTATTCGATCAACAACCTGACGCTCATGGCGCTCACCATCGCCACGGGCTTCGTGGTGGACGACGCCATCGTCATGCTGGAGAACATCGCCCGGCACCGCGAAATGGGCAAGAGCCGCATGCAGGCAGCGCTGAAGGGCGCCTCGCAGATCGGCTTCACGCTGATCTCCCTGACGCTGTCGCTGATCGCGGTGCTGATCCCGCTGCTCTTCATGGGCGACGTGGTGGGACGCCTGTTCCACGAATTCGCGATCACGCTGGCCGTGGCCATCATGATCTCGCTGGTGGTGTCGCTCACGCTCACGCCCATGATGTGCTCGCGCATGCTGCCCGACCTCACCCACGGCCAGGGCAGCAAGGGCTTCCTCGACCACGTCATCGACCGCTACGACCACGCGCTGGCCTGGGTGCTGGCGCGCCAGCGCCTGACGCTCCTTGCCACGGTCGTCACCCTGGCGCTTACCGGCGTGCTTTACGTGCTGGTGCCCAAGGGCTTCTTTCCCGTGCAGGACAGCGGCGTGATCCAGGGCATCACCGAAGCGCCGCAGGCCTCGTCCTTCGCCGCCATGTCCCAGCGCCAGCAGGCGCTGGCCGCGGAAATCCTGAAGGACCCCGACGTCCAGAGCCTGTCGTCCTTCATCGGCGTGGACGGCACCAACGCCAGCATCAACACCGGCCGCATGCTGATCAACCTGGTGCCGCACGGCGCGCGCAGCGCGCCCATCCACGATATCCTGGCGCGGCTCACCGAACGCACCCTGGACGTGCCCGGCATCACGCTGTACACCCAGCCGGTACAGGAGCTTTCCATCGAGGACCGCGTCAGCCGCACGCAGTTCCAATTCACGCTGACCACGCCCGATGCCACGCTGCTGGCCGAATGGTCGGACAAACTGGTGGCGGCCCTGCGCGAACTGCCCGAGCTGGGCGACGTGGCCAGCGACCTGCAGCAACAGGGCCTGCAGGCCTACGTCGACGTGAACCGCGATGCCGCCAGCCGGCTGGGCATCAGCATGGCCGACATCGACAACACGCTCTATAGCGCCTACGGCCAACGCCAGATCGCCACGATCTTCACCCAGGCCAACCAATACCGCGTGGTGCTGCAGGTGGCGCCCGAATACGCCAATGCGCCGGTGGACCTGGACCGCCTGTACATCCGTTCCTCGGCAGGCACGCAGGTGCCGCTGTCGGCCATCGCGCAGGTGCAGGAACGCCCGGCGCCGCTGGTCATCAGCCACGTCGGCCAGTTCCCCGCCGCCACGCTGTCCTTCAACCTGGCGCCCGGCGCCTCGCTGGGCCAGGCCGTCGATGCCATCGAGCGCACGCAGGCCGAACTCGGCATGCCCGCCGCCATCGAGAGCCGGTTCCAGGGCGCGGCCGAGGCCTTCCGCGCCTCGCTGTCCAACACGCTGTGGCTGATCCTGGCCGCCGTGGTCACGATGTACATCGTGCTGGGCATCCTGTACGAAAGCGCCATCCACCCCATCACCATCCTGTCCACGCTGCCGTCGGCCGCCGTGGGCGCATTGCTGGCACTGCTCATCAGCGGCGGCGAGCTGGACCTGATCGCCATCATCGGCATCATCCTGCTGATCGGCCTGGTGAAGAAGAACGGCATCATGATGATCGACTTCGCGCTCGAGGCCGAACGCCGCGAGGGCATGTCACCGCGGGAAGCCATCCACCGCGCCGCGCTGCAGCGGTTCCGGCCCATCCTGATGACCACGCTGGCCGCGCTCTTCGGCGCCCTGCCGCTCATGTTCGCCTCGGGCTCGGGCGCGGAACTGCGCCAGCCGCTGGGCCTGGTGATGGTGGGCGGACTGCTCGTCAGCCAGGTGCTCACGCTTTTCACCACGCCGGTGGTCTACCTGTTCTTCGACCGCCTGGGCAAGCGCGCCGGCCGCGGCCGGCGTGACCAAGACCGCCCGGCAGAGGCGCGGCCGTGA